The genomic region CAAGCAGAAAGTGGTTACTGGCTCGAAGAAAGAAGGAAATTATTAACTGCATCAAATTTTTACCCTGTATGTATTAGAAAAGATACGACATTATGCGCTAATTTGGTAAAAcgtattttatattattgtgGTACGGCAATTAAATCCAAAGCAGTGCAACATGGAAGAAATAATGAGGGTATAGCATTGAGGCAACTAGAAGTAcaagaaaatgtcaaaattaagaaatgtggTTTGTTTGTAGATTCACAGTACTGCTTTTTAGGAGCCACACCTGACGGTTTAGTCGGAGATGATCTAGTAGTGGAAGTGAAGTGTCCTTTCTCTGCATACAAAACGTGCCCCGAAGAAGCAAtcaaacagaaaaaaattaacttttggaCTTTCAATGCAACATCGAATACCTTTGATATCAACAAAAAGGATAAATGGTTTTACCAAATTCAAGGTCAATTACAAATTACAGGGAGAAAAGGATGTTTATTTGCAATTTGGACAGGACACAACATTCCCATGAAAGTAGCATACATTCGTAGAGATAAACAGTTTTGGAGAACaaatatggaaattaaattactaagattttataaagaatgtATGTTACCAGAATTAGTTGATCCACGGCATACTCGTCACCTACCAATTCGCGaaccaaattttataaaagcaGCGCAGATAAATCGAAAACGACCACGCAATCAGTAACAGTATAAAAGAACTACAATGATATCGAAAATTACTTCTTTCAATGAAATCTATACCGGGATAGTACAAATAGGCCCGGAACAGTTTCATACAAAATACTTCCTTTTCTTTGAATGGAATACccagtaattttttaatatttttgttgcaatttctgaAAGGAGTTTTTatgttgtattcaaaaatgaaaaaaattattgggATCCTCTctaaaaaaatgacattttcgGCCAAGAACGGtagcgaaaaaaaaaatttgaatgttGTAATAAATTCGTCATTtactatacatatattattaaaaaaaatctcaagTAACAACGATATTTGACCATTCCGGGAGTTTGTACCAACCATATAGAAAAGATAATTTCTCactttttatatttagatatcatgataataaaactaataaaacttcttttttttattttaccctACATCAAACGTTTGTTTACCTCTTACAGTCACAATCCACAAGGTTTTAAACCCGTTGCGCGGCGTTCTTTGTAAGAACAATTAGACACCAGCTAgccgttttttttattacagtcGTCTTCTACGAATAACTACTGATATCTTATTGGCCAACAATATCCTTTTATCTCCGTTTCATGCTTCTCTTAAAACCACACCCTATTTTAACCCGGCCTCCCAATTCTAATTTCCCACGCGTGGAAGCAGGActcttaaaaaatcaataaaacataatatcatgataataaatatcatgataataaaactaataaaacttcttttttttattttaccctACATCAAACGTTTGTTTACCTCTTACAGTCACAATCCACAAGGTTTTAAACCCGTTGCGCGGCGTTCTTTGTAAGAACAATCAGACACCAGCTAgccgttttttttattacagtcGTCTTCTACGAATAACTACTGATATCTTATTGGCCAACAATATCCTTTTATCTCCGTTTCATGCTTCTCTTAAAACCACACCCTATTTTAACCCGGCCTCCCAATTCTAATTTCCCACGCGTGGAAGCAGGActcttaaaaaatcaataaaagccctggttttaattgaatattgACTAGTAGGTAAAATTAAATCGGGGAGATTGAAATCTCCAACCAATACAAAGAAATGGTTAATTATAATAGCCTCAAGAGCAGTAGTAAATGTCTCCATATCATCAGAAGATATATCGGGAGGAATGTAGACTAGTATGATTAAAATAgacttattattaataagacACCTACAGATTACTAAATCTATCATAGGTACTGTTGCACGAAGATGACTAGTATCGATAATGTCAAATGGTATGGTATGTTTTAGTGCAAGCAGATATACGTGCGAGGTCTATGAATGCGGATTATTACCTGGAAAACATCGTACTTGAACACGTAATGCCATTTGCTCCTTTTTTGGGTCCTAATTTTGTATTCATGCAAGATAATGCACGTCGTCACGTGGTTAGACAGTTCATGGATTGGCCACCTAACAGTCCCAATCTCAATCCCATAGAACATTTATGGGActatcttaaaaaaaaggtCCGTGGTCGTAGACTCCCACCAGCCAACCACAACCAACTGGTGGATGCAGTAATTGAAGAATGGGACAATATTCCCCAGGatacaattcaaaatttaatcgcTAGCATGCCAAGGCGTATGAATGCGGTAATTCGGAGTAGAGGAGGACCTACaaggtacttttttcattcgattgtttaaacatttttattttgattttcgttttcatatctcacacattttcaacaaaagacgtattaatgatttaaaataaggtcATGTTTCGCTGATTCCTTTTTCAACCAATCTTATAAACCCAATTTGTAAGCTTTCATGCTAATTTGatcttaataatttaattatttacgttTAATAAAGTGGTGCGTTAATTTTGTCCAGGAGTTTAGtttgatttcatttttctttatataaaaactttgcCCAAGAAGGTGTGTTTATAGAATTAATACTAGGCATCCAATGggttaataatatatattgaaAATCGAACTCTTCAAATAagattcttcttttctttttaattgaaattaattgcttTAAAATATCACGTTGGGGTCACCAATTTATGGCCTTTGGAGTATgactataaaaatttattttttggaattaaaaattatttttagagataGCAATTGAGTGTTATAGATAATAGGTAGATAATGATATTATCTATTtctaatattatattatatttctatttctattaTCTATTATCTAACCAAATAACACTTGAACAAATTGTAGTTTTCTTTAAGGGGGCTCTAAAGTAAAGTTTTTAGTGGTGTGATAGTTGCTTTTATACTATATACTTAATCTTAAactttttacacaaaaattaataaatttaaaactacacacaataaaaaatattcttttaaacaGTCTCAAATAATGAACTAAAGTTGGGTTGATCATTTAAAGCTGATATTCTCCAACATTTAAGGCTTTTTTCACGATttctttgttgattttttttactcttatgATGTTTGCATACTTTGACTCAATATTGAGTCAAAGAGAGACACAAATGTGTTATAATCATCTTTgatatgtcattttattacCTCATTCAGCTTCATTTTCTTCATATAAATTCCAAAACCAATTTAGCTTCAATTTTGAATCCTCCAAAACattaagaaatacattttttaaaataaaacaaaaaataaatagttttaatacaaaataaaaatacataaatcactaaaacaattaagtttttaaagtggtatttaaaaattaaaatcggttaaaatcaatttttaagggtaaaaaataaaaactaaccttacttttaattaaaattgaccGAAGATGGATCAAAATCACCCACAAAGGGACTTCCTTCTGCATTCCACGCCTTTTTCAATGTTTCCCTCATCTTTATTTCATCACTTGTAGGTAATCCAAGCCTTTTTCTCTCCTGGTTCCATTGCAACTCTTCAATTTTTGCTTGAGCTTCATCGGGGAGCTCCTCAAATGGTCTTGAACAAtccatttttgataaatcCAATTTCGGTTCTGATTTTAACAAACAATCCCACCAAATTTCCGACCGTTTCTCTAAATGAACAGTTAATTTTCTTTGGGAGACATCCAATGACCAAATTGCTTCAgaatttttaacacaattaCATAATTCGTCTTCAATTAACACcaaagaggatttttttgttttaatagagATCTTATTTGGATGAATCGCGACAATTAAATCTTTGGAAGTAACCCCAAACGgggtttttattaatacatcaACATCACTTATAGTCTGGGACCAagaataattatcaaaaacacCTCCGTTATAACTatcagaaacatttttatcattttcaacgtttaattttcttaaatcacCTTCAATATCATCACTTTTCATTGCAATCCCTTTATTATTATCGGTTTCATCATCGATTTCAACCTCGGTTTCAATTTCAGTTTCGATTACAGCTTCGGGGACctcatttttgtttaaatcctTCGGTTTCCATTTGTAAAATGTATTTCGAACGAATCGTTCTGCGAAACCTTCCGGTAAACCAACGTGAGAATTCGAATTGGTTGAGATTACGTAAAAATCGGTTcttaaaaggaaattaatgataaaataaaattgatacataacctcaaagttGCAATTGAGTTACCTGCGGTTTAAAAAGCCGAAAACGGCGTCGAAAAAATTGGGCAAAGTGCgacattcttttaaaattgcgAATAAACTATCGTCGAAACGTTCGATATcgcacattttctttaaaaaatagttaaaataatccaaatcctcggtttgtttacgttttgaaatttgacatttgacattttCTGTCGAAATTGATGGGTTTGTGGTGACACCTGTGGAGAGGTTTtataatgtaattaaattatttaaatttaagttttttctaatttataaaataattaattaatatatcgCCAATAAATATAGAACATTACtaaattttacaattcaatttcttttaaatatatcttaattgatgaaattataaTGTTACATAAACTTTTGAACTCGTTAAAGTATTTCACATTAAATAGTACCTAGTGTTATGTTTGTATTAATATActcttgtttattattattattaactaatcTTTATTGAATGGATTCTTTccattgaggtcttatatataatcgTTGAGTAAACATGTGATTATGAACGTACCCCCCCGCAAAAGCCTTgctgtgacgtcattggaagaattgacatttctatatttttatttatacagtgtaTTTTACTTAAgaagcaatatacaaaaatataaaataaaataaaaaaaatattaaaatataaagcaaaatattaacggttaaaattttattatttttaggttatccaacttgactcggttaccatggtgattaagatccaaatattgcaggtgcttgtcaaaattgaaattgaatttaagtttttttaaggaaaaagtcttatttaattggtttaaaaggctATATTTAACTCAAAACTGGTTTATCTAGGGAattataaacaaggtaagtggatgaaatcaaaaaagatatttttaatttatttctcttaattagaatcgatttaaattaactacaagtaacgaatttgttatgaatgcgagataatcgtaaagaattcgaattgttttaaaattaataaaaatgaggttagaattgataaaaaatcggaataaaattgtattattttaaggttatcaacttgactcggttaccatggtgattaagatccaaatatagcagttgcttgtcaaaattgacgtcgaattttagttttttttaatgaaaaacacataattaattggatttaaaggttgtatttaattcaaaatgggtaaatggatgaaattataagcaaggtaaggggattaaataaaaaaaatttttttttagatcaattaaaatgtacaagaatttagggttaaataacaattaaaactagaactaacagtagacctagaactaaaaagttttaggtttagccggGCGTCTTAGACAAGAACTTAGAAaggtctgaagacgcacggctaaatccgaatatttctagttctagatctagtgttagttctagttttacattagcactatcactagaactaacacaagacctagaattaagttttaaaactatttattgaaatccatatgtcgtttatttaaaaattttttttatcattaaaggTATGTTGGAAAAAGGGTGTAAAGTTGTAAGTTAGGAGTTATATAGGTAAGGATGGGAGTGTAGCCAAGGGTAGACAAAcgtttcagaaacaagttGTTACTTATCTTGTTTCTCTACTTATCTGTTCTTTATTTGTTATGTATTTTTCGACATATTTGATGTTTTCCTGACGTTGTAGTGAGTTACcatttttatatgatattgttataaattagaatcttATATATTAGGTTGATTCTATTTAGTATTTGTTGTTGggtgttttaaattaaattataggTGTGTTGCGGAGGTGTTAGGGGGTGAGAAAGGATGTAGTGGGTTAGGACAGGTTTGTAGCCAAGGaagacaaaagttgtagaatcAAGGTGCTACTTAACTTGATTCTCTCGTTCATTTgtctattttgttttatattgtGCTGTTAT from Onthophagus taurus isolate NC chromosome 5, IU_Otau_3.0, whole genome shotgun sequence harbors:
- the LOC111413526 gene encoding nuclear movement protein nudC, coding for MCDIERFDDSLFAILKECRTLPNFFDAVFGFLNRRTDFYVISTNSNSHVGLPEGFAERFVRNTFYKWKPKDLNKNEVPEAVIETEIETEVEIDDETDNNKGIAMKSDDIEGDLRKLNVENDKNVSDSYNGGVFDNYSWSQTISDVDVLIKTPFGVTSKDLIVAIHPNKISIKTKKSSLVLIEDELCNCVKNSEAIWSLDVSQRKLTVHLEKRSEIWWDCLLKSEPKLDLSKMDCSRPFEELPDEAQAKIEELQWNQERKRLGLPTSDEIKMRETLKKAWNAEGSPFVGDFDPSSVNFN